Proteins encoded by one window of Geobacter sp. DSM 9736:
- the cdaA gene encoding diadenylate cyclase CdaA — MTEILQNSGWLFDLLDVAVVAFLIYKFLLLIRGTVTFRLVLVLGLLFTLYASSQITGLKTLGWLLNNLFSSVILVLVIIFQHDLRRALVTISRKQSNRGGDEGGEVIEQLVNAAQALSDKKIGGLMVLEREMPLDGFLEVGTEIDAKVTSEIITSIFLPYSPIHDGAVIIQKGKLTKAGCFLPLTQNPEISKTLGTRHRAAIGLTEIVDAVVIVVSEETGKISVAIGGGVLRDLEPPRLRKVLRQLLEGRWLK; from the coding sequence ATGACCGAGATACTGCAAAATTCCGGGTGGCTCTTCGATCTACTGGATGTGGCTGTGGTGGCTTTTCTCATCTACAAGTTCCTCCTTCTCATCAGGGGAACTGTCACGTTCCGGCTGGTCCTCGTTCTCGGGTTGTTATTCACACTTTACGCCTCGTCGCAGATCACCGGGCTAAAGACTCTCGGCTGGTTGCTCAACAACCTTTTTTCCTCCGTAATTCTCGTCCTGGTCATCATTTTCCAGCATGACCTGCGTCGTGCTCTCGTCACCATCAGCCGGAAACAGTCAAACCGCGGTGGAGATGAGGGGGGCGAAGTCATCGAGCAGCTTGTGAATGCGGCACAGGCGCTTTCCGATAAGAAGATCGGCGGCTTGATGGTGCTTGAGAGAGAGATGCCTCTCGACGGCTTCCTGGAGGTAGGTACCGAGATTGATGCCAAAGTGACTTCAGAGATCATAACCTCGATATTTCTGCCCTATTCTCCGATCCACGACGGGGCTGTCATTATTCAGAAGGGGAAATTGACCAAGGCCGGATGCTTTCTTCCGCTTACCCAGAACCCGGAGATCAGCAAGACACTTGGAACCCGCCATCGCGCTGCCATCGGGCTCACCGAAATTGTCGACGCAGTTGTCATCGTTGTTTCGGAGGAGACCGGCAAGATATCGGTGGCGATAGGGGGTGGGGTTCTGCGAGATCTGGAGCCGCCCCGCCTTCGCAAGGTGCTCCGGCAACTACTTGAGGGGAGGTGGCTGAAATGA
- a CDS encoding YbbR-like domain-containing protein: MNLPARLPKNSGLIVLSLSLAFVLWLFVNYDRESETEMTVPVRVVNVPQGLDVTNQLPHHLVVRVAGPRIQLMRLVPERLTVSLDLGNLREGTVAFPDLGNAVPVPRELRVTRIYPSMIEIELRKAGRLRRN, translated from the coding sequence ATGAACCTCCCGGCTCGTCTGCCTAAGAATTCCGGGCTTATTGTACTGTCGCTTTCACTCGCGTTTGTGTTGTGGCTGTTCGTTAATTATGATAGAGAATCCGAAACGGAGATGACCGTACCTGTTCGTGTAGTTAATGTCCCGCAAGGGCTGGACGTGACCAACCAGCTCCCCCACCATCTCGTAGTTCGGGTTGCGGGGCCGCGGATACAGCTGATGCGGCTGGTGCCCGAGCGGTTGACCGTTTCTCTCGATCTGGGGAATCTCCGTGAGGGGACTGTTGCCTTTCCGGACCTCGGGAATGCTGTGCCCGTTCCGCGAGAACTTCGGGTTACCAGGATCTATCCCTCGATGATAGAGATCGAGCTCAGGAAGGCGGGGCGACTCCGCCGGAATTAA
- the glmM gene encoding phosphoglucosamine mutase — protein sequence MKKLFGTDGVRGVANVYPMTTEMAMQLGRAAAYMFRNGHRRHRIVIGKDTRLSGYMIENALVAGICSMGVDVLLVGPLPTPGIANITSSMRADAGVVISASHNPFQDNGIKFFSRDGFKLPDEMELKMEDLIFSKKIDSLRPIATEVGKAYRIDDAAGRYVVFLKSTFPKDLDLAGMKIVLDCANGAAYKVAPAVLEELGAEVITIGAKPNGTNINAGCGSLHPEVISEAVKEHRADLGIALDGDADRVIFVDEFGNEVDGDQIMAICATEMIRQKKLRKNTVVATVMSNMGLDIAIKKAGGKIVKTAVGDRYVVEEMRKGGYNLGGEQSGHMIFLDHNTTGDGMQSALQVLAIMRRRKQTLAELAEVMIPLPQVLVNVRVPEKKDIMTHPEIAKLVKDIEAKLKDEGRLLVRYSGTEPLLRIMLEGQDKYQITGWGKEIADLVEKKLGGK from the coding sequence ATGAAGAAGCTTTTCGGGACCGATGGCGTTCGCGGTGTCGCCAACGTCTACCCGATGACAACTGAGATGGCGATGCAGCTCGGAAGAGCAGCGGCGTACATGTTCCGCAACGGCCACAGACGGCACCGTATCGTTATCGGTAAAGATACGAGACTTTCAGGCTACATGATAGAAAACGCCCTTGTGGCCGGTATCTGCTCCATGGGGGTCGATGTTCTTCTGGTCGGTCCACTGCCGACGCCCGGAATTGCCAATATCACTTCCTCCATGAGGGCCGATGCGGGGGTTGTCATCTCCGCCTCACACAACCCGTTCCAGGATAACGGCATCAAGTTCTTTTCACGAGACGGGTTCAAGCTGCCGGACGAGATGGAACTGAAAATGGAGGATCTGATATTCTCCAAGAAGATCGACTCTCTTCGTCCGATTGCGACCGAGGTCGGTAAGGCCTATCGGATTGACGATGCCGCGGGACGTTACGTAGTCTTTTTGAAGAGCACGTTCCCAAAGGATCTCGACCTCGCCGGTATGAAGATCGTCCTGGACTGCGCCAATGGAGCTGCCTACAAAGTCGCGCCGGCGGTTCTCGAGGAACTGGGAGCGGAAGTAATCACCATCGGAGCTAAACCGAACGGAACAAACATCAATGCCGGGTGTGGATCACTTCATCCCGAGGTTATCAGCGAAGCAGTGAAGGAGCACAGGGCGGACCTGGGAATTGCCTTGGATGGAGACGCAGACCGGGTCATCTTCGTGGATGAGTTCGGCAACGAGGTCGATGGGGACCAGATCATGGCTATCTGCGCCACCGAGATGATCCGGCAGAAGAAGCTTCGCAAGAACACAGTAGTAGCTACCGTGATGAGCAATATGGGACTCGACATCGCAATCAAGAAAGCGGGCGGAAAGATCGTCAAGACCGCGGTCGGCGATCGCTATGTAGTTGAGGAGATGCGCAAAGGGGGATACAACCTGGGGGGAGAGCAGTCCGGGCACATGATATTCCTGGATCACAACACTACAGGGGACGGGATGCAGTCGGCGCTCCAGGTTTTGGCCATCATGCGACGCAGGAAACAGACGCTCGCGGAGCTGGCGGAGGTGATGATTCCGCTCCCTCAGGTGCTTGTCAATGTGCGGGTGCCCGAAAAAAAGGACATCATGACCCATCCCGAGATCGCCAAACTCGTGAAGGACATCGAGGCAAAGCTGAAGGACGAAGGTCGCCTGCTGGTGCGTTATTCGGGTACCGAACCGCTTCTGCGCATAATGCTAGAAGGTCAGGACAAGTACCAGATAACCGGCTGGGGCAAAGAGATCGCCGATCTCGTCGAAAAGAAGCTGGGGGGAAAGTAA